From one Culex quinquefasciatus strain JHB chromosome 3, VPISU_Cqui_1.0_pri_paternal, whole genome shotgun sequence genomic stretch:
- the LOC119770348 gene encoding phosphoglycolate phosphatase 2-like, producing the protein MTKRLLDLSLEDKQCFVASFDYVLTDCDGVVWNFYGPIEGVGRAIGVLKDAGKKVVYVSNNSVRTLENYKEQVHKLGHGLAEEDLIHPAISVVRYLKSINFQGLIYAICAEPFLKLLKEAGFEVITGPNEPQPESLRLIIPVIRDKKPVKAVIVDHDFNCNHTKLLRAEMYLKSDPDCLLIGGGIDCRVSVTPNFTVLGAGYYLEMLEKSIGRKATILGKPGQPLGKQLKKQFGIEQGERALFVGDMIAQDVAFGKVAGFQTLLVLTGGASKSDLDAVSEKEYVPDFYTESFADLGRVVEEVLAVSQKHNL; encoded by the exons ATGACTAAGCGATTGCTGGACCTCAGTCTGGAAGATAAGCAATGTTTTGTGGCGTCATTCGACTACGTTCTAACCGATTGTGATG GAGTTGTTTGGAACTTTTACGGTCCGATTGAGGGAGTCGGACGGGCTATTGGAGTCCTGAAGGATGCCGGAAAGAAGGTCGTTTACGTGTCGAACAACAGCGTGCGGACGTTGGAGAACTACAAGGAACAGGTGCACAAACTGGGTCATGGACTTGCCGAAGAGGACCTCATCCATCCGGCCATCAGCGTGGTCAGGTACCTTAAGTCGATCAACTTCCAAGGACTGATCTATGCCATTTGTGCGGAACCGTTCCTGAAACTGCTCAAAGAAGCCGGCTTCGAAGTCATCACAGGA CCGAATGAGCCCCAGCCCGAGTCGTTGCGACTTATCATTCCCGTAATTCGCGATAAGAAACCGGTGAAGGCTGTCATTGTGGACCACGACTTCAACTGCAATCACACCAAGCTGTTGCGCGCTGAAATGTATCTGAAAAGTGATCCGGACTGTCTGCTGATCGGAGGGGGGATCGACTGCCGGGTTTCGGTGACGCCCAACTTCACCGTCCTGGGGGCGGGCTATTATCTGGAAATGTTGGAAAAAAGTATCGGCCGAAAGGCGACCATCCTGGGCAAGCCGGGTCAACCGCTGGGAAAGCAGCTGAAGAAGCAGTTCGGCATCGAGCAGGGCGAACGAGCGTTGTTCGTGGGCGATATGATTGCGCAGGATGTGGCGTTTGGGAAGGTGGCCGGATTTCAGACGTTGCTGGTGTTGACTGGTGGGGCTAGCAAGTCGGATTTGGATGCTGTTAGTGAGAAGGAATATGTCCCAGATTTTTATACGGAAAGTTTTGCTGATTTGGGCAGGGTAGTGGAAGAAGTATTGGCTGTTAGTCAAAAACATAACTTGTAG